A window of the Euwallacea fornicatus isolate EFF26 chromosome 15, ASM4011564v1, whole genome shotgun sequence genome harbors these coding sequences:
- the GABA-B-R3 gene encoding gamma-aminobutyric acid type B receptor subunit 2, which yields MSIMHPLQRSFCILFISLAFIFFIIHLRKNRKQSFFPNVNSSPSLYDGLFAGFNDVGNSSETNPREIIFDVVKLLKTSFFELNDNKSRTFHGDGGSERIYVLGLFDLTSKHGEQKDGASEFMAAKLAVRHINALKILPGDELVLLVNDTQCDPGVAIDRLFHAIYSEHKIMMLLGSGCSNVSEALAHIVPYWNIIQISYGSRSPVLSDRRQFPLFFRTVAPDSSHNIAKSNFIKHYKWKVVVAFSQSENQYLLPINHLITELEKDNITCMSTVTFSHDNYKEQLEVLKHLDIRIIIGSFSPALAPLIFCTAYSLGMLGNEYVWILERFNVTPWEDKANCSQHQMLAATEGIIMVEDFDHNDALEDADAPDLQKLIGQMTLTAKCSYDAIWTMALAIKASNVGSLQSFDYLRSDITCSLFELISKLAFVGLSGALKFEGADRLGDLVISQLQGGKLKKVALYDSVENNLSFNCPFCLPISWISGRAPLAQRIVKTSLVTIPRSLFYAVTGISCMGICCSVVFLYFNLKFRHIKTIKLSSPNLNNLTVTGCIFVYVSVIIFGLHRIADAASYFEELCFARIYFLSAGFSLTFGSMFAKSYRVYRLFTYSLIPVLKNKLLKDQQLIGLILIPLFIDSVTIALWKAVDPLRRHMHDLTLEVGKEDPRIVYQLQIELCQCNNTTGWHVALFGYKSIILIMGVYMAWKTRHVKVPALNDSQYVGICVYSAVFSTILVIAFSFVTEYFILSFIVKTTSILASATITLALMSFPKLKSLLSGKGLNTEIAVIESMGLKLESNTRRFIFDDPKEMVSRLEIQNKVFRCELESLDREIARLEGLLEGSNSSSNKSSSNVQVFPEIHYLDVPRASWPMWQNQSIKAFSSDNKLNKAKSVEKGNFLGKLKKFFGSLASLHYDLDQKQLSSNPEMSDRAFLPCNDDMNKSDSHIQGRPF from the exons ATGTCGATCATGCATCCCCTCCAACGGTCTTTTTGTATACTTTTCATCTCACTGgcattcatatttttcataattcatCTAAGAAAAAACCGGAAACAAagcttttttccaaatgtGAACTCTTCTCCATCTCTGTACGACGGATTGTTTGCCGGCTTTAACGATGTGGGAAATTCCAGTGAGACGAACCCAAGGGAAATAATATTTGACGtagtaaaacttttaaaaacgtCCTTTTTCGAGCTAAATGACAACAAAAGTCGGACTTTTCATGGGGACGGAGGCTCTGAACGCATTTACGTGTTGG GTCTTTTCGATCTAACGTCCAAACACGGAGAGCAAAAAGATGGTGCCAGTGAATTTATGGCGGCAAAACTGGCGGTACGACACATTAACGCTCTTAAAATCCTGCCAGGGGACGAATTAGTCCTGCTAGTTAATGACACCCAG TGCGATCCTGGAGTGGCCATAGATAGATTGTTTCACGCCATTTACTCTGAACACAAGATCATGATGTTGTTGGGATCAGGTTGTTCCAATGTGAGCGAGGCTCTGGCCCATATCGTCCCTTATTGGAACATAATACAG ATCTCCTATGGATCTAGGTCTCCGGTGCTCTCGGATAGACGTCAATTTCCATTGTTCTTTCGCACAGTGGCACCTGATTCCTCCCACAACATCGCCAAATCGAATTTCATAAAGCACTACAAATGGAAAGTGGTCGTCGCCTTCAGCCAGAGTGAGAATCAGTATTTGTTGCCTATTAACCACTTAATTACCGAACTGGAGAAGGACAATATCACCTGCATGTCGACTGTTACATTTTCACATGATAATTACAAGGAACAACTGGAGGTGCTGAAG CACCTGGATATCCGCATTATAATCGGCAGCTTCTCGCCGGCCTTAGCTCCACTCATATTTTGCACG GCCTATTCATTGGGAATGCTTGGTAACGAGTATGTCTGGATTCTGGAAAGATTCAACGTTACTCCATGGGAAGATAAAGCCAACTGCAGCCAGCACCAGATGTTGGCAGCTACAGAGGGGATTATCATGGTCGAAGACTTCGATCATAACGATGCTTTG GAGGACGCTGACGCCCCAGACCTGCAAAAGCTGATAGGCCAGATGACCCTAACGGCGAAATGCAGCTATGACGCGATTTGGACAATGGCACTAGCGATTAAGGCGAGCAATGTTGGGTCCCTGCAAAGCTTCGATTATCTCAGAAGTGATATAACATGCAGCCTCTTTGAACTGATATCAAAACTGGCCTTTGTGGGGCTATCT GGAGCTTTGAAGTTCGAAGGAGCGGATCGTTTGGGCGATTTGGTAATAAGTCAGCTGCAAG GAGGGAAGCTCAAGAAAGTGGCCCTGTACGACTCAGTTGAGAACAATTTGTCGTTCAATTGCCCCTTCTGTCTTCCAATTTCCTGGATCAGCGGCAGAGCCCCTCTAGCCCAAAGAATCGTCAAAACTTCTTTAG TAACAATCCCAAGAAGCTTATTCTACGCAGTGACCGGTATCTCCTGCATGGGAATCTGCTGTTCTGTGGTGTTCCTCTACTTCAACTTGAAATTCAGACACATCAAAACCATTAAG CTCTCAAGTCCCAACTTAAACAACCTTACAGTAACCGGATGCATCTTTGTCTATGTTTCGGTGATCATATTCGGCCTCCACAGAATTGCCGATGCAGCCAGCTACTTCGAAGAGTTGTGCTTT GCTCGAATTTACTTCCTCTCTGCAGGGTTCTCCCTAACTTTTGGTTCAATgttcgccaaatcgtacagaGTATACCGTCTCTTTACATACAGTCTAATCCCGGtacttaaaaacaaattactgAAGGACCAGCAGCTTATAGGGCTGATTTTAATCCCTCTCTTTATCGATTCCGTCACAATTGCTTTATGGAAAGCTGTAGATCCTCTTAGGAGACACATGCATGATCTCACTCTGGAGGTGGGCAAAGAAGACCCGAGGATTGTTTATCAATTACAG atagAACTATGCCAGTGCAACAACACGACAGGTTGGCACGTAGCTCTCTTTGGCTACAAATCCATTATTCTCATCATGGGAGTCTACATGGCCTGGAAGACCCGCCATGTCAAAGTTCCAGCGTTGAACGACTCTCAATACGTGGGAATTTGCGTCTACAGCGCTGTGTTTTCCACCATTCTAGTCATAGCTTTCAGTTTCGTAAcggaatatttcattttaagctTTATAGTCAAGACCACCAGCATTTTGGCTTCGGCAACAATTACCTTGGCTCTCATGTCTTTTCCTAAACTAAAATCACTCCTCTCTGGAAAAGGTTTGAATACCGAGATTGCGGTCATCGAAAGCATGGGCTTGAAGTTGGAAAGCAACACTAGAAGGTTCATTTTTGACGATCCTAAGGAGATGGTTTCCAGGCTAGAGATCCAGAACAAAGTGTTTAGGTGCGAGCTGGAGTCTCTGGATAGGGAAATAGCCAGGCTGGAAGGGCTTCTTGAGGGTTCCAACAGCAGCTCTAACAAATCAAGCAGTAACGTTCAAGTTTTTCCAGAGATACATTACCTAGATGTGCCGAGGGCCTCGTGGCCAATGTGGCAAAATCAATCCATTAAAGCGTTTTCCTCGGATAACAAGTTAAACAAGGCGAAAAGCGTGGAAAAGGGAAACTTTTTAGGGAAGCTCAAGAAGTTTTTTGGGAGTCTGGCTTCTTTGCATTACGATTTGGATCAGAAGCAGCTCAGCTCAAATCCAGAGATGTCCGATCGTGCATTTTTGCCCTGTAACGACGACATGAATAAGTCTGATAGTCACATACAAGGTCGGCCATTTTAG
- the LOC136343679 gene encoding transmembrane protein 127-like: protein MCIQQVNFSYIKELFHQKDEERNLILATFHMIAITLICMSMGDLTWFIIDGGTCVPYLTLGQFFWFGYTDDGIDYNDYKCLDSSIVNMMRIIILLLFMAILFSLLGFFLDIIGPRTLIYKMFRRYSVAGISTILVIMIIVTMSYYTVMLLQNSIEGRSSLRNCDVSYGFGFYLMTFAGCIEALGVLYSLMLPYKTSQQEDDRCLIDGFDDHFQSPTPPPPYSLPPPPYTP, encoded by the exons ATGTGTATCCAACAAGTGAATTTCTCATACATCAAGGAATTGTTCCATCAGAAAGATGAGGAAAGGAACCTTATATTGGCCACTTTCCATATGATTGCAATTACTTTAATTTGCATGTCAATGGGAGATTTAACCTGGTTCATAATTGACGGAGGTACTTGTGTTCCATATTTGACCTTAGGACAGTTTTTTTGGTTTGGTTACACCGATGATGGAATTGATTATAATG attacAAATGCTTAGATTCATCTATAGTTAACATGATGCGAATAATAATTCTGCTGCTTTTTATGGCTATATTGTTCTCGTTGCTTGGATTCTTCCTGGACATTATCGGTCCTAGAactttaatatataaaatgtttaGGAGGTATTCAGTTGCAGGTATTTCAACAA tattaGTCATAATGATTATAGTAACAATGTCATATTACACAGTGATGCTGTTACAAAACTCCATTGAGGGTCGAAGTTCCCTTAGGAACTGTGATGTGTCCTATGGGTTTGGTTTCTACTTAATGACATTTGCTG GATGTATCGAAGCACTGGGTGTCCTCTATAGTTTGATGCTCCCATACAAGACGTCCCAGCAAGAGGATGACAGGTGCTTAATTGATGGCTTTGATGACCACTTTCAAAGTCCTACACCCCCTCCTCCTTATTCTCTACCCCCTCCTCCATACACTCCTTGA
- the DNApol-delta gene encoding DNA polymerase delta catalytic subunit, whose translation MSKRKSGEHDGIFKKFKPNSRIQRPPVPQLNPTKDVLVFQEIELDNYVGKVYPGMPGPQTGQVPIMRMFGITKGGNSVCCHIHGFSPYFYINLPDKFTEADLEPFKTKLNDALIADIRGGNKDGIIDAVLMIEIINGKSLLHYKGTNDEKFAKITVSLYKFVPAAKRLLSNSVIYSPLSSHPFEFYESNVDIETRFMVDTNILGCVWIELPPKKWYLRSDTSSHAKVSRCQIECDISWEDFIAHAPEGDWGDVAQFRIHSFDIECAGRKGIFPEPQVDPVIQIANVIQLHGAKEVMIRNIFCLKSCAPIGHAEVYCYETESEMLNAWAQFVRVLDPDIFTGYNINNFDFTYLLDRAKHLKVSNFDLLGRLLDVRSQIKETTTQTKIGKRVYKTINFEGRVPYDMLMVIKRDFKLRSYTLNSVCQEILGEQKEDVHYSIITDLQNGDEQTRRRLAVYCLKDADLPMRLINTVLSFTNDIEMARVTGVAITSLLSKGEQVKVVAQLLRHAREAGYFMPAHQGQSNSEQYEGATVIEPIRGYYTDPIATLDFSSLYPSIMIAHNLCYTTLLRSAHMKDTLGLSDDQVTSTPANCLFVKSSVRPGLLPHILQHLLAARKKTKALLKDAKDPVLIAVLNGRQLAYKISANSVYGFTGAQVGKLPCLEISSSVTAYGRCMIEQTKQEVEQHYTIKNGYESDAKVIYGDTDSVMVNFKVKSLERSMELGREAAESISTKFISPIKLEFEKVYFPYLLINKKRYAGLYFTKVDKYDKMDCKGIETVRRDNCTLVVDVINTCLQKLLIDRDPDGAISYVKLVISDLLQNNIDISQLVITKELTKEDYQAKQAHVELAKKMKKRDPGNAPKLGDRIPYVITAASKTSKAFEKAEDPIFVLENNIPIDANYYLQNQLSKPLVRIFQPILGDNAESILLRGEHTRTRTRVTSKVGALAAFTQKKETCLGCKSVLPKGYENEAVCGYCKPKEASIYQQEFCHHRMLEDRFAVLFTECQRCQGSLHEEILCTSRDCPIFYIRKKVQMELETSKNKVSRFGDSILQEEEGGSDLF comes from the exons ATGAGCAAAAGGAAATCAGGAGAGCATGACGGcatatttaagaaattcaa ACCCAACAGCAGGATTCAGAGACCCCCAGTACCTCAACTGAATCCTACTAAAGACGTACttgtttttcaagaaattgagTTGGACAATTATGTGGGAAAAGTTTACCCTGGCATGCCAGGGCCCCAAACTGGGCAG GTGCCTATCATGCGGATGTTTGGAATTACCAAGGGTGGGAATAGCGTCTGTTGTCACATCCATGGATTCTCTCCATACTTCTACATTAACTTACCAGACAAGTTTACAGAAGCCGATTTGGAACCATTCAAG ACCAAGCTGAATGATGCCTTAATAGCTGACATAAGGGGGGGTAACAAAGATGGAATAATTGATGCAGTTTTGATGATTGAAATTATAAATGGTAAAAGTTTGCTCCACTATAAGGGCACCAATGATGAGAAATTTGCCAAAATCACAGTTTCACtttacaaatttgtgcctGCAGCCAAAAGATTGTTATCAAACAGTGTAATTTACTCTCCTCTTTCCAGTCACCCTTTTGAGTTTTATGAGTCTAATGTAGACATTGAAACAAG GTTTATGGTGGATACGAATATTTTGGGTTGTGTCTGGATAGAATTGCCCCCTAAAAAGTGGTATCTGCGTTCAGACACTTCATCCCATGCCAAAGTATCCAGATGCCAGATTGAATGTGACATATCATGGGAGGATTTCATTGCTCATGCCCCTGAAGGTGATTGGGGAGATGTGGCTCAATTCCGGATTCATAGCTTTGATATTGAATGTGCTGGAAGAAAAGGTATTTTTCCAGAGCCTCAAGTTGATCCAGTGATTCAAATAGCGAATGTAATACAGCTCCATGGTGCAAAGGAAGTAATGATCAGGAATATTTTCTGCCTTAAATCATGTGCTCCCATTGGTCATGCCGAG GTTTATTGTTATGAGACTGAAAGTGAAATGTTGAATGCATGGGCACAATTTGTAAGAGTACTAGATCCAGACATTTTCACTGGATATAACATTAACAACTTTGATTTTACATATTTGTTGGACCGAGCTAAGCATTTAAAAGTGTCTAATTTTGATTTGCTAGGACGTTTACTAGATGTTAG GTCTCAAATCAAGGAAACTAcaacacaaacaaaaattgggAAAAGAGTATATAAGACCATAAATTTTGAAGGGCGAGTGCCATATGACATGCTCATGGTCATTAAGCGTGATTTTAAACTCAGATCTTACACTCTGAATAGTGTGTGTCAGGAGATTTTGGGGGAACAAAAGGAGGATGTCCACTACAGTATTATTACAGATTTGCAAAATGGGGACGAACAAACCAGGAGAAG ATTGGCAGTGTATTGTCTCAAAGACGCAGATCTACCTATGCGATTAATAAATACAGTTCTAAGCTTCACAAATGATATAGAAATGGCTAGAGTGACAGGGGTGGCTATAACTAGTCTTTTGTCAAAAGGGGAGCAAGTTAAGGTTGTGGCTCAACTTCTGAGACAT GCTAGAGAGGCTGGCTATTTCATGCCCGCCCATCAAGGTCAGTCCAACTCTGAACAATATGAAGGAGCTACTGTGATTGAGCCAATCCGGGGTTATTACACAGACCCAATTGCAACTCTAGATTTCAGCTCTTTGTATCCTAGTATAATGATAGCTCACAATTTATGTTATACTACCTTACTGAGGAGTGCTCATATGAAAGATACTTTGGG ACTCTCAGATGATCAAGTCACAAGTACTCCAGCCAATTGCTTATTTGTCAAGTCTTCAGTGCGTCCAGGGCTTTTGCCCCATATTTTGCAACATCTTTTAGCAGCAAGAAAAAAGACCAAAGCTTTGCTTAAAGACGCTAAAGATCCAGTACTGATAGCGGTGTTAAACGGCAGGCAGTTGGCCTATAAAATATCTGCCAATTCCGTTTATGGATTTACTGGGGCCCAAGTGGGGAAATTGCCTTGTTTAGAAATATCGTCA agtGTCACGGCTTACGGCCGCTGTATGATCGAGCAAACAAAACAAGAAGTTGAACAACATTACACGATTAAAAACGGTTATGAATCAGACGCCAAAGTAATTTACGGCGATACTGATTCGGTTATGgtgaattttaaagtaaaatcaCTGGAGCGCAGTATGGAGCTAGGCAGAGAAGCTGCGGAATCAATTAGTACCAAGTTTATAAGCCCTATTAAGttggaatttgaaaaagtctatttcccttatttgttgataaacaaaaaacGCTATGCGGGGCTTTATTTCACCAAAGTTGATAAGTATGACAAAATGGATTGCAAAGGGATTGAAACTGTCCGAAGAGACAACTGCACGCTAGTGGTGGATGTTATTAATACATGTCTGCAGAAGCTGCTTATTGACAG AGACCCTGACGGGGCCATAAGTTACGTAAAACTAGTAATCTCGGATCTTTTGCAAAACAATATAGACATTTCGCAGTTGGTGATTACGAAGGAATTGACTAAAGAAGACTATCAAGCGAAACAAGCTCATGTGGAGCTGgcaaaaaagatgaaaaagaGAGATCCAGGAAACGCCCCCAAATTAGGAGATCGAATTCCCTATGTTATAACTGCTGCTTCAAAGACTTCTAAAGCTTTTGAAAAGGCTGAA gaCCCGATTTTTGTATTAGAAAACAACATTCCTATAGACGCAAACTATTATCTGCAAAACCAACTCTCCAAGCCTTTAGTGAGGATTTTCCAGCCGATTTTAGGAGATAATGCTGAATCTATTTTGCTGC GAGGCGAACATACGAGGACTCGCACTAGGGTCACATCGAAAGTGGGAGCTTTAGCCGCTTTTACTCAAAAGAAAGAAACCTGTCTCGGGTGCAAGTCAGTGCTTCCCAAAGGGTATGAAAATGAGGCTGTTTGTGGTTATTGCAAGCCTAAAGAGGCGTCAATTTACCAGCAGGAGTTCTGCCACCACCGCATGTTGGAAGATAGATTTGCAGTTCTATTTACAG AATGTCAGCGTTGCCAAGGCTCTTTACATGAAGAAATTCTATGCACTAGCAGAGATtgcccaatattttacatccgCAAGAAGGTACAGATGGAATTGGAGACTTCCAAAAACAAAGTTAGCAGGTTTGGAGATTCTATTCTGCAAGAAGAGGAAGGTGGATCTGATTTGTTTTAG
- the Arl1 gene encoding ADP-ribosylation factor-like protein 1 codes for MGVLFSYFKSLIGAREMRILILGLDGAGKTTILYRLQVGEVVTTIPTIGFNVEQVTYKNLKFQVWDLGGQTSIRPYWRCYYSNTDAVIYVVDSADKERMGISKDELFHMLREEELQDAILVVLANKQDIPGCMSLKEVHQALGLEALKNRTFQIFKTSATKGEGLDMAMEWLANALKNRK; via the exons ATGG GTGTCCTGTTTAGTTACTTCAAAAGCCTCATTGGGGCCCGAGAAATGCGGATTCTCATTTTGGGGTTAGATGGGGCAGGAAAGACCACCATCCTGTACAGACTGCAGGTCGGTGAAGTGGTCACCACCATACCTACTATAGGGTTCAATGTTGAACAAGTCACAtacaaaaatctgaaattccAAGTATGGGATCTTGGAGGACAAACTAGCATTag ACCATACTGGAGGTGCTACTACAGCAATACTGATgctgtaatttatgtggtgGACTCAGCAGACAAAGAGAGAATGGGAATTTCCAAAGATGAGCTCTTTCACATGTTGAGGGAAGAGGAATTGCAGGACGCGATTCTTGTAGTATTAGCCAATAAGCAAGATATTCCAGGATGCATGTCTTTAAAAGAAGTGCATCAGGCTTTAGGTTTagaagctttaaaaaatcgaacttttcaaatatttaaaacatcaGCAACCAAAGGAGAGGGGCTGGACATGGCAATGGAATGGCTTGCCAATGCACTGAAGAACCGGAAATAA